GGGCAGCTGTCTCCCGGCGATGGCGGGCCATCACGTACTGGACGTGGCGGACCGGCTGACGGAGGCGGTACGAGGAGCAGCCCCCGCGCCCGAGACCCCCTGGCCACCCCCGGACCCGACGGCGTTCACGCTGGCGGCGGACGAAGCGCCGGGGGCGATCCGATGAGCGCACACCTTTCAGCCTGTCCGGCGTTTGAGGACGAGGCCCCTTCAGGGCCGATGGGGGTCCAGGGGGCGGAGCCCCCTGGAGGCGGGGTCGAAGGGGCGGCAGCCCCTGGAGGACGGGAACGGGTAGGGGCGGCGGGGGCGAATGCATCCGTCAACGACCCAACCACGGGCCCCCGGCGTATCGAAGGCCTCCTCCTCGGGCTCGCCGCGGGCGACGCCGCAGGCTGGCCCGCCGCCAGGCACCGCGCCGCCCGCATGCCCGACTGGACCCGCCGCCTGACCCGCGAACTCGACACCTTCGCCGAACAGAACGCGACGACGACCCTCCCCGTCCCCATCGCCCTGAACCAACCCCCCGAGCCCCTCCGCCTGGGCCCCTCGGACGACGCGGAATGGGCGGCCTTCGCCGCGGAGGCCCTCCTGCGCGCCGGCGACGACACCGCCCTGGGCGACCTCAGCCGAGAACGCCGCGCGAGAGCCGCGATCGACCTCACCTGGAACGCCCTCGCCAGCGAGGTCGCCGCCGCGGCGAACCGCGCCCCCGAGATCGAGTCCGCCGTCCTCCCGATGCGCGCCCGCATCTCGGTGAGAGCGGGCCTCGGCAACCTCGCCACCGGCCTGCGCCCACCCGCCACCGGCCACGACAACCCCCACTACTTCGACGACGCGGCCTGCATCCGCGCCTGCGTCCTCGCCGCGGCCCACCCCGGCGACCCCCGACTCGCCGCGGACCTGGCCGAGTTCGACGCCCGCTACACCCAGGACGGCGACGGCGTGCACGGTGCGAGAGCCATGGCCGCGGCCCTCTCCCTCGCCCTCACCGGCGCCGACATCCACACCTGCACCGCCGCCGCCCTCACCGAACTCCCCGAGGGAACCGAGATCGGCCGCAACGCCCGCCACGCCCTCAAGCTGGCCCATGACGCCGAGAGCGCCTTCGCCCTGATCCCCCTTCTGGAACACCAGATCGTCGACCACGTCTACAGCTACGGCATCGCCGCGGCCGAAACGGTCCCGGTCGCCCTGGCCCTGGCCACCGCGGCGGACGGCCGGATCACGGAGGCCGTACCGGCGGCGGCCTGTCTCTCCCGGGTCGCCGACTCGGCCCCCGCCCTGACCGGCGCCCTCACCGGCGCGCTGGGCGGCGGAGAGGCGATCCCCGCCACCTGGCGGGACGCCTGCCGCACCCTCTCCGGCTGCGCCCTGCCCCGGCTCACCGGCACCGACCTCGTGGAACTCGCCGAACTCCTGGAAGCCACGCAACCGGCCACACCGGGAGGATGATTCGGGCATGACGCCCAAACAATCAGAAACGAGCCTTGAGGACCGCATCACCGGCGCCCTCGTGGGCGCGGCCGTCGGCGACGCCCTGGGCGGCCCGGTGGAGGGCTACTCCCCCGACCAGATCCTCGAACGGCACGCCGGCCGCGTCCACGGCATCGTCGGTCCCTGGAACGGCGACGCCTGGCGCACCGCCCGCCCGATCGCCCCCTACCACAAGGGCGACGGGCACGTCACCGACGACACCTTGATGACGCACGCCCTGGTCAGGGTCTACGCCAAGGTGCGCGACCACCTGGACGCGTACGCGATCGCGGACCACCTGGTCCCGGACCTGATGACGACGCCGCGCTGGATCCCGGAGCTCGAACAGGAGGCCCTCCTCCTCCACCGCGTCTTCCTGGCGGAGAAGTGGCTGGTGACCCGCCTCCACTACGGCCATGTCGACCCCCGCGAGGCGGGCGTGGGCAACATCGTGAACTGCGGCGCCGCGATGTACATGGCCCCGGTCGGCCTGGTCAACGCGGCCGACCCCCGGGCCGCCTACGCCGAGGCCCTGGACATCGCGGGCGCCCACCAGTCGTCGTACGGCCGTGAGGCGGCGGGCGTCTTCGCGGCGGCCGTGGCGGCGGCCTGCGCCCCGGACGCGACCCCGGAGTCGGTCGTGACCGCCTGTCTGTCCCTGGCGAAGGACGGCACCCGGACGGCGATCCTGAAGGTCTGCGAGGCGGCCCAGGACCACACGGACGTCGAGTCGGCCCTGAAGCCGCTCAGGGAGGCGGTCGCGCCGTACGACACGGTGGGCCCCGACTACCGCGCCCCCTCCCTCGGCGCCCGCCGCCCCTCCCGCCTCCACGCGATCGAGGAACTCCCCGTCGCGCTCGGCATGGTGCTGGTGGCCGGCGGCGACTACCGGCGCGCGGTCCTGGGCGCGGTGAACTACGGCCGCGACTGCGACTCGACCGCGACGATGGCGGGCGCGATCGCGGGCGCCCTCGGCTCACCGCCCCCGGACGACTGGGCCAAGCAGGTCGCGGAGGCCAGCCGCCTGGACCTCTGGGACCCGGCGACCACGCTCACCGAGGTGACCCGGGAGATCTTCGAACGGGACGTACGCCGCCGTCGCGCCCACGAGTCCGCCTTCACGGCGATCGAAGGCCCGAGATGCTCCGACTGACCTGGGTCCAGCCCGAGGACCTCCTGGGCCACGAACTCCGCCAGGCGGCACTGGACGGCCGCGAGGCCTCGGTGATCGCGGCGCGATGGAGGGCGGCGGGCGGCGAGCAGGCCCCGCTGCGGGCGGGCGCCTCCCCCGAGCCGCCGTCCCGGTATCTCCGGCAACTGGCCAAGGACCTGCTGGACGAACTCGCGGATCTGCCGAGCAGGCTGGAGGAGCACGAACCGACGGACCTGGCGAAGATCAGACGGCTGTGCCCCGACTGGCCGTCCGGCACCGACGCCGTGCCCCTCGTTCCCTGCTCCCGCTACGAAGCCGCCTGGCTGGGACGGGCCATCGGGTGCCTTTTGGGCAAACCCGTCGAGAAGCTCCCCCTGGAAGCCGTCCGCGACCTGGCCAGGTCCACCGGCAACTGGCCCCTGAACAGCTACTTCACCGCCCGAGGAGTCCCCTCCGACCTCCTGCGGGCCCACCCCTGGAACCGCCGCTCGGCCCTCACCTCGCTCGCCGAGAACATCGACGGCATGCCCGAGGACGACGACCTCAACTACCCCCTCCTCAACCTCCTCCTGCTCCAGCGCCACGGCAGGGACTTCACCCCCACCGACGTGGCCGGCCTCTGGCTGGACGAACTCCCCGCCGGCCGCACCTTCACCGCCGAACGCATCGCCTACCGCAACCTCCTCCTCGGCCTGAACCCCCCGCACACGGCCCGCCACCGCAACCCGTTCCGCGAATGGATCGGCGCCCTGATCCGAGCCGACGTACACGGCTGGACCAACCCCGGCGACCCGGCGGCCGCGGCGGCACAGGCCCACCGGGACGCCACCCTCACCCACACCGCCAACGGCGTCTACGCGGCGATGTTCACGGCGGCCACGATCGCCACCGCGACCACCGGCGGCCACGACATCCACTCCTGCCTGCGCAGCGGCCTGACCGTGATCCCCCCGGCCTCCCGCCTGTCCCGGGCCGTCCACCACGCGATCGGGCTGGCCCGGCAGACCGACGACTTCGACGAGGTCGTGGACGAACTCCACGCCACCTACGCCGACACCCACCACTGGGTCCACGCCATCCCCAACACCGCCCTCATCGCCGCCGCCCTCACCCACGCCGACGGCGACTTCACCGGCTCCATCTGCCGGGCGGTGAGCGGCGGTTGGGACACCGACTCCAACGGCGCCACCGCGGGCAGCATCGCCGGGCTCCTCACCGGCGCCCCCGACCGGCTCCCCGACCGCTGGACCACCCCGCTCAAGAACCGCCTCGCCACCTCGGTCGCCGACTTCGACGGCACCGGCTTCGACGCCCTCGCCCACCTCACCCGCCTGGAGGCTTCCCGCCCATGACGCACATCGCCGTACTCGGCAGCACGAACATGGACCTCGTCGCCTACGTCGCGAAGGCCCCGCAGCGCGGAGAGACCGTGACGGGACGGGAGTTCCGCACGATCCCCGGCGGCAAGGGCGCCAACCAGGCGATCGCCGCGGCCCGCGCGGGCGCCACCGTCTCGATGATCGGCGCCGTCGGCAACGACGCCTACGGCACCCAGCTGCGCTCCACCCTCGAACACTCCGGCGTCGACACCGACCACCTCCGCACCGTCGAGGGCCCGTCCGGCACCGCCCACATCGTCGTCGACGACGAGGGCGGCAACGCGATCGTCGTGATCCCCGCCGCGAACGGCACGGTCGACCACCTCGCCCCCGGCGACGACGGCCTCATCGCCAGCGCCGACGCCCTGCTCCTCCAACTGGAGATCCCGCTGGCCGCGGCCATCGCGGGCGCCGAGGCGGCCCGCGCCCACCGCGTCCGCACCATCCTCACCCCGGCTCCCGCCCAGCCCCTGCCCATCGAACTCCTCGCCGCCACCGACCTGTTGATCCCCAACGAGCACGAGGCGTCCACCCTCACCGGCCGCACCGACCCGCACGCCGCGGCCATCGCCCTCCTCGACGAGGTACCGGAGGTGGTCGTCACCCTGGGCTCCGCGGGCAGCCTCTACGTCTCCCGCTACGCCGAGCCCTTCAGCGTCCCCGCTCCCCAGGTCGCCGCCGTGGACTCGACCGGCGCGGGCGACACCTTCGCCGGCGCCCTCGCGGTGGCGCTCGGCGAGGGCCGGCCCATGCGCGAGGCCCTGAAGTGGGCGGCCGCGGCGGCGGCCATCTCGGTCCAGCGGGCGGGTGCCTCGGTGTCGATGCCGTACCGCCCCGAGATCGACAAGCAGTGCACGGCATGAAGGTCCCGCGGGGCAGCGCCCCCCTCACCGGCCTCCGCGTCCTCGACCTCGCCACCCTCTTCGCCGGCCCCGGTGCCGCCACGATGCTCGGCGACTTCGGCGCGGAGGTCATCAAGGTCGAGCACCCGTCCAAGCCCGACCCCTCGCGTGGCCACGGCCCGTCGAAGGACGGCATCGGCCTGTGGTGGAAAGTCCTCGGCCGCAACAAGCGCACGATCACCCTGGACCTCTCCAGGCCGGGCGGCCGGGCGACCCTCCTGCGCCTCGCCGCGACCGCGGACGTCGTCATCGAGAACTTCCGCCCCGGCACCCTGGAGAAGTGGGACCTGGGCTGGGACGAACTCTCCGCGGCCAACCCCCGTCTGATCCTCACCCGCGTGACCGCCTTCGGCCAGTTCGGCCCCTACGCCCACCGCCCCGGCTTCGGCACCCTCGCCGAGGCGATGAGCGGCTTCGCCGCGATCACCGGCGAACCGGACGCGCCCCCGACACTCCCGCCCTTCGGCCTCGCCGACTCCATCGCGGGCCTCGCGACGGCGTACGCGGTGATGACGGCGCTCGCCGCCCGCGAGCGCACGGGCGAGGGCCAGGTCGTGGACATGGCGATCATCGAGCCGATCCTGATGGCCCTGGGCCCGCAGCCGACCTGGTACGACCAGCTGGACTACGTCCAGGAACGCTCCGGCAACCGCTCCGCCAACAACGCCCCGCGCAACACCTACCGCACCGCGGACGGCAGTTGGGTCGCCGTCTCCACCTCGGCCCAGTCGGTCGCGGAACGCGTGCTGCGTCTGGTGGGCCGCGAGGACCTGACCGCCGAGCCGTGGTTCGCCACGGGCGCCGACCGGGCCCGCCACGCCGATGTCCTCGACGAGGCGGTCGGCGGCTGGATCGCCGAGCGCACCCGCACGGAGGTCCTGGCCGCCTTCGAGAAGGCGGAGGCGGCCGTGGCCCCGATCCAGGACATCCGGGACGTGATGACGGACCCCCAGTACGAGGCCCTGGACACCATCACCACCGTCGCCGACCCCGAGCTGGGCCCCCTCCGGATGCAGAACGTCCTCTTCCGACTCTCCGACACCCCCGGCGCGATCCGCTGGACGGGCCGCCCGCACGGCGCGGACACCCAGGAGGTCCTGGCGGAACTGGGCCTGTCGGAGGGCGAGTTGGCGAGGCTGCGGGAGGAGGGCGCGGTATGACACCGCTCACCTGGCTGTACGTACCGGGCGACCGTCCCCCCGTGGTGGCGAAGGCCCTCGCAGCCGGCGCCGACGTCGTGGTGATCGACCTCGAGGACGCGGTGGCCCCCGAGCGCAAGGCCTACGCCCGTGACGCCACCGCGGAACTCCTCGCCGAGCCGCAGCCGCTGCCCGTCCACGTCCGGGTCAACGCCCTGGACGGTCCCCTCGCGGCCGCCGACCTGAAAGCCCTGGCCGCCCTCCCCGGCCTGGCCGGCCTGCGTCTGCCCAAGGTGACCTCCCCGCAGCAGATCACCCGCATCGCCGCACAGACGGTCCCCGCCGCGGGCGCCCTCGCCCTGTACGCCCTCCTCGAAACAGCGCTCGGCGTGGAGCGCGCCTACGAGATCGCCGCCGCCCACCCGTCCCTGCGCGGCATCGCCCTGGGCGAGACGGACCTACGGGCCGACCTGGGCGTACGGGAGGACCCGGGCCTCGACTGGTGCCGCTCCCGGGTGATCGTGGCGGCCAGAGCGGCGTCCCTGCCTCCCCCACCCCAGTCGGTCCACCCCGACATCCGCGACCTGGAGGGCCTGGCAGCCTCCTGCGCCCACGGCCGCACCCTGGGCTTCCTGGGCCGGGCCGCCATCCACCCCCGCCAGCTCCCGGTGATCGAACGGGCCTACCTCCCCACGGCATGGGAGATCGAACAGGCGGAAACGATCATGAAGGCGGCCGCGGTGGAACGGGGCGCCCAGGCATTGCCCGACGGCCGGTTCATCGACGCGGCGGTGGTGGCGACGGCACAACGCACCCTGTCCCTGGCCCACCGGATCTGATCCCGTACGACGAGGAGGGGCGCCCCAGGATCCTGGGGCGCCCCTCCTCGTCGTACGACGGATTCTCAGGTCTTCTTCGCGGACTCCGCCTCGTCCTTGACGTCATCCTCGGCGTCGTCGTTCGCCTCTTCCGCGGCCTCGGCGGAGTCGGCGTCCTCGGTCTTGTCCTCAGCCGCGGTCTCCGCGCCGGGACCGTCCGAACCGTCGGCCTCGGGTTCCACGACCTCTTCCCGGCCCGGCCGCTTCTTCGCCGACACCACGATGTAGACCACCGCGAGCAGGAACACGACCAGCGCGGTCCAGTTGTTCAGGCGCAGACCCAGGATGTGGTGGGCGTCGTCGACGCGGAGGTACTCGATCCAGAACCGGCCCACACAGTACGAGGCGACGTACAGCGCGAACGCCCGCCCGTGTCCGAGCTTGAAGCGGCGGTCGGCCCAGATCACCAGGACGGCGACGCCGATGCACCACAGGGACTCGTACAAGAAGGTCGGGTGGTAGTAGCCCGGCACCCGGCCGTCCGTCGAGGACGTGATGTGCAGGGCCCACGGAAGGTCCGTCTCCCGCCCGTACAGCTCCTGGTTGAACCAGTTGCCCCAGCGGCCGATCGCCTGGGCGAGGGCGATACCGGGGGCGATGGCGTCGGCGTAGGCCGGCAGCGGGATGCCCCGGCGGCGGCAGCCGATCCAGGCGCCCAGGGCACCGAGCGCGATCGCGCCCCAGATGCCGAGACCGCCCTCCCAGATCTTGAAGGAGTCCACCCAGTCGCGGCCCTCGCTGAAGTACAGCTCGTAGTCCGTGATCACGTGGTAGAGCCGGCCGCCGAGCAGACCGAACGGCACGGCCCAGACGGAGATGTCGGCCACCGTGCCGACCCGTCCGCCCCGGGCGATCCAGCGCTTGTTGCCGAGCCAGACTGCGACGAAGACACCGATGATGATGCAGAACGCGTAGCCGCGCAGCGGAATGGGGCCGAGCTCGTAAACCCCGTGCGACGGGCTGGGAATGTAGGCAAGTTCCATGGCAGGTCCGACGCTACCGTGCCGGGCGCCGCCCACGGCGGGCAGCCCGGCTACGGGTCCATAACGGGAGGGCCGGAAGACCCCTACCCCTTGTTCGCCTCCAGCACCTGCTTCTTCAGCTTCGCCGGGGTCATGGTCTGGTCCTGATAGATGTTCTTGCCGTCGAGGAGGACGGTCGGGGTGCCGGAGAACCCGCCGTTGCTGAAGGCCGCCGCGGACTTGGTGACCCAGGTGTCGTGGGTACCGTCCTCGACACAGGTGCGGAACGTGGTCGTGTCCAGGCCGTCGACCTTCTTCGCCAGCTCGATGAGCTTGCTGTCCTTGGCGAAGGCGTCGTCGGTCTCCTGCGGCTGGTTCTCGTACAGCACGTCGTGGTAGGCGGTGAACTTGCCCGCGTCCTGGGCGCAGGCCGCCGCGTTGGCCGCCTTGCGGGAGCCGGAGCCGCCCATGTTGCCGTCGATGATCGTCGCGAGGTGGTACTGCACCTTCAGCTCGCCGGAGCCCGTCAGCTCATGGATCGTCGAGCGGTAGGCGTCCTCGAAGGACTTGCAGGCCGGGCAGCGGAAGTCCTCCCAGATCGTGAGCGTGGACTTGGCATCCGCCTTTCCGACCGGAATGGCGAGGTTGTCGTCGCCGTTGGCCCCCGAGGGCGCCACGACCGGTCCGTCCGCGGAGTCACCGGTGTCGTCCTTGCCCGCGTTGGCGGCGACCACTCCGATCACCGCCGCGAGGCCCAGGACACAGACCACGCTGGCACCCACGATCAGCGTCCGCCGTCGCTTCTCCGCGGTCTTCTGCTTCTCTCGCTCGACCGCCAGCCGCTCGCGGGCGGTGCGCTTTCCCTCACGGTTCTTCTCGCTCACACCCGCAGAACGAACCGGGGAGGCGCACCGCGCCTCCCCGGTCCCAGGTCCACCCGTTCGAGTGACCTGTACGACATGTCCCGACTACGGCCGGGATCCACGAGCGGTTCTACGCCTGCCCGCGTACGCCCTTCGCCAGCTCACCGGCGAGCTCGCGGACGGCCTCGACGCCGGCCTTGTCGTCCGGCGCGTCCAGCATCCGCTTCACGAACGCCGAGCCGACGATCACCCCGTCCGCGAAGCCGGCCACCTCGGCGGCCTGTGCGGCGTCGGAGACCCCGAGCCCGACACAGACGGCCAGGTCGCTGCCGGTGGCACGGATGCGCTCGACCAGCTCCTGCGCCTGCGCGCCCACCGACGCACGGGTGCCGGTGACGCCCATGAGCGAGGCGGCGTACACGAACCCGCTGCCCGCCGCGGTGATCTCGGCGAGCCGCGCGTCCTTGCTGCTGGGCGCGACCACGAAGACCGTGGCGAGCCCGTGCTTCTGCGCGTGCTCCCTCCACAGCGCCGACTCCTGCACGGGCAGGTCGGGCAGGATGCACCCGGCCCCACCCGCCTCGGCGAGCTCGGCGGTGAAGCGCTCGACGCCGTAGCGGTCGATCGGGTTCCAGTACGTCATCACGAGCACCGGCTTCCCGGTCGCCTCGTAGGCCTCGCGCACGGTCCGCATGACGTCGGCGATCTTGACGCCGCCGCGCAGGGCGATGTCGTCGGCGGTCTGGATGACCGGGCCGTCCAGGACGGGGTCGCTGTGCGGCAGACCCACCTCGACGACATCGGCACCGCCGTCGAAGGCCGCCTTGACCGCCTCGATGCCGCCGTCCACGGTCGGGAACCCGGCCGGGAGGTAGGCGATGAGGGCGGAGCGCCCCTCGGCCTTGGCACCGGCGAGGGTGTCGGTCAGCAGCTGGATGTTCCCGCTCACTTGGCGTCCCCCTCGATCTCGGCGGTGTCGGCGGCGTTCGCCGCGACCTCGGCGTCGGTGTCGTACAGGCCGAAGTAGCGCGCGGCCGTGTCCATGTCCTTGTCGCCGCGCCCGGACAGGTTGACGATGATCAGCCCGTCCTTGCCCAGCTCCTTGCCGACCTCCAGGGCGCCGGCCAGCGCGTGGGCGCTCTCGATGGCCGGGATGATGCCCTCGGTGCGCGACAGCAGGCGCAGGGCCTGCATCGCCGCGTCGTCGGTGACCGCGCGGTACTCGCCGCGGCCGCTGTCCTTGAGGTAGGAGTGCTCGGGGCCGATGCCCGGGTAGTCCAGACCGGCCGAGATCGAGTACGGCTCGGTGATCTGGCCCTCCTCGTCCTGGAGGACGTAGGAGCGCGAACCGTGCAGGATGCCGGGCTCGCCCGCGGTCAGGGTCGCCGCGTGCTCGCCGGTCTCCACGCCGTGCCCGGCGGGCTCGCAGCCGATGAGGCGTACGTCCGCGTCCGGGATGAAGGCGTGGAAGAGCCCGATGGCGTTGGAGCCGCCGCCGACGCAGGCGACGGCCGCGTCGGGGAGCCGGCCGGCCCGCTCCAGGATCTGACGGCGGGCCTCGACGCCGATGACCCGGTGGAAGTCACGGACCATGGCCGGGAAGGGGTGCGGTCCCGCGACCGTGCCGAAGAGGTAGTGCGTGCGGTCGACGTTGGCGACCCAGTCGCGGAACGCCTCGTTGATCGCGTCCTTGAGGGTGCGCGATCCCGACTTCACGGCGATGACCTCGGCGCCGAGCATGCGCATCCGGGCCACGTTGAGGGCCTGGCGCTGGGTGTCGATCTCACCCATGTAGATCGTGCACTCGAGGCCGAACAGGGCGCAGGCCGTCGCCGTCGCCACGCCGTGCTGACCGGCGCCGGTCTCGGCGATGACCCGGGTCTTGCCCATGCGCTTGGTGAGCAGGGCCTGGCCGAGCACGTTGTTGATCTTGTGCGAGCCGGTGTGGTTGAGGTCTTCCCGCTTCAGGAAGATCCGTGCGCCACCCGCCTCCGCGGCGAAACGGGGGACCTCGGTCAGCGACGACGGGCGGCCCGTGTAGTTGAGCAGCAGGTCGTCGAGTTCGCGGGCGAACTCGGGGTCGTGCTTGGCCTTGTCGTACTCGACGGCGACCTCGTCCACAGCGGCGACGAGGGCCTCCGGGATGAACTTGCCGCCGAACGCGCCGAAGTAGCCTTCGGCGCTGGGGACCTGACCCTCGGGGTCGGGGATGAAGAACTCGCTGGGCATGCGGAAACCTCACGGTGAGTGCGTGAAAAGGACACTATTCGCCGTGGGGGCGGGGATGTGTTCGTTGGCAGCGGGCCGTTAGTGGCTGGTCGCGCAGTTCCCCGCGCCCCTGAAGGGGCGCTGCCATCGCCGTCCGTTTACTTGCCCGGGTTCGTCTCCGATGACGTAACGCACACGCCTGCCGTGCACCCTGCGTGCGGGCGCGCGGCAGCCACGGGGGCGGCAGCCGCGCGCGAGGCGGGCGTACCTGTCCGTGGCTGTCATGGTGAGCGTCATCGTCGGCAAGCCTATCGAATGATCAGCTGCGTCCGTGCCGCAATGCCGGGTGTTCGCCCGCCGCGACCAGGTCCGAGACCGCGGACTTCGGGTCCTTGCCGGTGACCAGGGACTCGCCGACCAGGACCGCGTCGGCGCCGGCGTTGGCGTAGGCGATGAGGTCGTGGGGGCCGCGGACGCCGGACTCGGCGATCTTGACGATGTGGTCCGGGATCTCGGGGGCGACGCGCTCGAAGGTGCCGCGGTCGACCTCGAGGGTCTTGAGGTTGCGGGCGTTGACGCCGATGACCTTGGCGCCCGCGTCCACCGCGCGCTCGACCTCGTCCTCGTCGTGGACCTCGACGATCGGGGTGAGTCCGATGGACACCGCGCGCTCGATCAGGGACTCCAGGGCGGGCTGGTCGAGGGCCGCCACGATCAGCAGGGCGAGGTCGGCGCCGTACGCGCGGGCCTCCCACAGCTGGTACGACGTGACGATGAAGTCCTTGCGCAGGACCGGGATGTCCACGCGCGCGCGGACGGCCTCGAGGTCGGCCAGCGAGCCGCCGAAGCGGCGCTGTTCGGTGAGGACGGAGATGACGGCCGCGCCGCCCGCCTCGTAGTCCGCGGCGAGCCCGGCCGGGTCGGCGATCGCGGCCAGCGCGCCCTTGGAGGGGCTGGAGCGCTTGACCTCGCAGATGACCTTGACGCCGTCGCCGCGCAGTGCGGCCACGCCGTCCTTGGCCGCGGAAGCCTTCGCCGCGCGCTCCTTGAGCTCGTCGAGGCTGACGCGCGCCTGCCGCTCCGCGAGGTCGGCACGGACTCCGTCGATGATCTCGTCGAGCACACTCACGCGAGCGGCCCCCTTCCAGACGGTTGACAGTTCCAGCGACCAGAGAAAAGAGGTGGTCACTGCGATGGTATCCGGAGGAAGGCGTAGGCCTCGCATCCGGTTGACGCCGGTCCCACTACCTGGACGTTCGCCAATTGATCAAGGGTGCAGCCAGCCACCGAACGGCAGGTTCCGGACAACCGTGAAGACCAGCAGCAATGCGCCGACGGCCCACAGGTGCACGGGCCCGAGATCGAGCCGCAGCGGTCGCCCGCGCGCGGCACGGACCACCCAGACGGTCCACAGCACGGCGAAGCCCAGATAGCCGAGCACGGCGGGCGCGTTGGCCTGGAGCGCGGTCAAAAAGTCCCCGTGGGCGAACGCGTGCGCGCTGCGCAGTCCCCCGCAGCCGGGGCAGTACAGGCCCGTCAGCCGCAGCAGCGGACAGACGGGGTAGTGGCCCGGCTCGTTGGGGTCCACGGCGGCGACGTACGCGAAGGCCCCCGCGACGGCCGCGAGGACCCCCGCGGGCACGGCCAGCCGTCCCGCCCTCGCCGCGTACGGCGTCACCCTGTGGCTGTCGGCGTTCACGCCTCGCATTGTGCCTCGCCCGGGCCCGGACACGCGTGAGGGGCGGCACGGGGCCGCCCCTCGGGACGTCGTACGTGACTGCCGTACGGCTATCAGCTCTCGCTCTGCGCCGAGGTCACGAGCGGCTTGTGCGCGTCCTTCGGCATGCCCAGACCCATGGCGCTCATGATCCAGCCGATGATGCCGCCGGCGACCACGATCACCATGCCCGCCCAGAATCCCAGCGGCTCGGCCAGCACCATGAAGGCGCCCGCGACGCAGAAACCGATGAAGGCGATAGTGACACCGGTCCAGGCGGCCGGGGTGTGACCGTGGCTGCTGCCCGCCATGACTTGCTCCTCGTTGCTGTAAACGTGTCTGAGCCGGACGCTCAGGGCCATTGTTCCGCACGCACGCGTGCGAAGTGATCGGGGGTGGTCCAACCAACCTAAGGGGCGCGGGGAACCACGCGACAAGCCACGACGGCACCGCGGCCTCCTGACGGCCGAACGCGGCACCTCCCGGGGAGCGCCTACGCGCCCGTGGGGTCTTCCCCTCGGTCCAGGGCCTTCCACATCTCCTCGGGCCGGTCGGGGTCGGCCGCCTTCGGCCTGCGAACCGGACGCGGTGCACCACTGCGCTCGTACCGACCGGACATCGCGGGCCACAGCCGCCCGTACCGCAGCGCGAGCAACCCGGCCAGCAGAATCAGCGCCCCGCCGGCGGCGGCGACATACGGCCAGGCGGTATGGCTCAGTGCGTCGACCGTCGCGGACGCGTCGCCGGAGGCCTTCGCGGCCTGCTCGTCGAGCGCGGACGAGTCGTCGACACCGAGGAGCGCCGCCGCGATGATCCCGGCGCCGGAGAGCGCGAGCAGCGCGGCGACCGCGAAACGGCCGGCCTTGCGGACGGCGAAGACGGCGACGAGCGCGGCGAGGCCCACTATGGCGAGGGCCGCGGGCACGCCCGTGACGTCGCTGCCCTTGGCGGTCAGCGGGAAGTCGCCGCCGGCGACGGTCGCGGTGCCCTCCGACCACTGCTGACGGGTCGCGAGCAGCGCCACGGCCGCGCCGAGCGCGCCGGAGAG
Above is a window of Streptomyces sp. NBC_00490 DNA encoding:
- a CDS encoding DUF2752 domain-containing protein — encoded protein: MRGVNADSHRVTPYAARAGRLAVPAGVLAAVAGAFAYVAAVDPNEPGHYPVCPLLRLTGLYCPGCGGLRSAHAFAHGDFLTALQANAPAVLGYLGFAVLWTVWVVRAARGRPLRLDLGPVHLWAVGALLLVFTVVRNLPFGGWLHP
- a CDS encoding HGxxPAAW family protein, which codes for MAGSSHGHTPAAWTGVTIAFIGFCVAGAFMVLAEPLGFWAGMVIVVAGGIIGWIMSAMGLGMPKDAHKPLVTSAQSES
- a CDS encoding TIGR02234 family membrane protein; the protein is MTAVPPPRSEAAGPARAGRLSLAVALLSGALGAAVALLATRQQWSEGTATVAGGDFPLTAKGSDVTGVPAALAIVGLAALVAVFAVRKAGRFAVAALLALSGAGIIAAALLGVDDSSALDEQAAKASGDASATVDALSHTAWPYVAAAGGALILLAGLLALRYGRLWPAMSGRYERSGAPRPVRRPKAADPDRPEEMWKALDRGEDPTGA